Proteins from a single region of Hordeum vulgare subsp. vulgare chromosome 6H, MorexV3_pseudomolecules_assembly, whole genome shotgun sequence:
- the LOC123405284 gene encoding uncharacterized protein LOC123405284, which produces MPRHLGLHGAIAAGASRHLALHHGGVIAAAAPAAAAFLAVCALALALCASHSGAGAAATERLRRALASVSRRRTDPVISIHQVQPGGVGADASPPPCVWQKGILMGGKCQLPDFSGVINYDPAGNMVAPGRPRAVPALGW; this is translated from the coding sequence ATGCCGCGCCACCTCGGCCTCCACGGCGCGATCGCCGCCGGCGCGTCGCGCCACCTCGCCCTGCACCACGGCGGCGTGATCGCCGCCGCGGCGCCGGCGGCTGCGGCGTTCCTGGCCGTGTGCGCGCTGGCGCTGGCGCTGtgcgcgtcgcactcgggggcgggggcggcggccacAGAGCGGCTTCGGCGCGCGCTGGCGAGCGTGAGCCGCCGGAGGACGGACCCGGTCATCAGCATCCACCAGGTGCAGCCCGGCGGCGTAGGGGCCGACGCGTCCCCGCCGCCGTGCGTCTGGCAGAAAGGGATCCTCATGGGAGGGAAGTGCCAGCTACCGGACTTCTCCGGCGTCATCAACTACGACCCCGCCGGCAACATGGTGGCTCCCGGCCGTCCTCGGGCCGTGCCGGCGCTTGGCTGGTGA
- the LOC123405285 gene encoding B3 domain-containing protein Os03g0120900-like yields MACLYQHRPPHTISPEARRTKRIVSSIDRHVTHHRSTSIGRGLHCTCDTNSHRPCMMPSGHERLDAGNSVSFGRDVGEAARGRLFIDWRRGPDVVLPPGHHRGFALPSMPFSSWMAHPAGPGGAGGRMFLQATTPASVYDYDAYQYQHQHHHQRRHIGYDGYGAAPGRQVLFYQPQQQYHRQHQSLVLESVPVRMAAAPGLYVRACMRQKIECYEGGDLINSGAF; encoded by the coding sequence ATGGCGTGTCTCTATCAGCATCGACCGCCACATACCATCTCCCCCGAAGCTCGCAGAACGAAACGAATTGTATCAAGCATCGACCGCCACGTCACGCACCACCGGAGCACCTCCATCGGGCGTGGCCTGCACTGCACATGCGACACCAACAGTCACCGGCCGTGCATGATGCCTAGCGGCCACGAGCGTCTCGACGCCGGGAACAGCGTCTCCTTCGGCCGCGACGTCGGGGAGGCCGCCAGGGGCAGGCTCTTCATCGACTGGCGCCGCGGCCCCGACGTCGTCCTCCCGCCCGGGCACCACCGAGGCTTTGCCCTCCCCTCCATGCCCTTCTCGTCGTGGATGGCGCACCCGGCCGGACCCGGCGGCGCTGGCGGCAGGATGTTCCTCCAGGCGACTACTCCGGCGTCCGTCTACGACTACGACGCCTACCagtaccaacaccaacaccaccaccagcggCGACACATCGGGTACGACGGCTACGGGGCGGCACCCGGCAGGCAGGTGCTCTTCTACCAGCCGCAGCAGCAATACCACCGCCAGCACCAGTCGCTGGTCCTGGAGTCGGTGCCGGTGCGCATGGCGGCAGCGCCAGGCCTGTACGTGCGTGCATGCATGCGCCAGAAGATTGAATGCTACGAGGGAGGGGACTTAATTAATTCAGGTGCTTTTTGA